In Subdoligranulum variabile, the genomic stretch GCACCAGCAGCAACCCGATGCCGCGGCGATCCGCCAGGGATTTCAGCGCGCTCATATCCTGGTAATCGCTGGCGTAAGCACCGTTGTTCGGGTCGGCGGCGCGGACCTTCTGCAAGGTGTCGATGACCACCAGACCAGTTTCGGGGTGCTGGGACAGGAATTTCTCGATCTGGAGTTCCAGCCCGTCCCCGATGGCGCAGCTTCCGGTCTGGAAGTACAACCGGCTGGGAACGGAATCCTCGGTCAGGCGGAACAAACGCCCCTGGATGCGGGCGTAGGTGTCCTCCAGACAGAGGTACAGTACGGTCTGTGGCTGGGTGGTGCGGCCCCAGATCTCGCCGCCCCGGGCCAGCTGCAGGCAAAGCCACAGACACAGCCAACTTTTGCCTGCCTTGCTGGCACCGGCCAATAAGGAAAGCCCGGCGGGCAGCAGGCCGGGAATCAGCCACCGCACCGGCGGCAGCGGGGTGGAAAGTAGAGTTTCAGCGTCAATAGGTTCGTTTCTCTGCATGGCATACGCCTCCTTCTTGCTGGGCCACAGGCCGCCCAACGGGGTCCTGTGGCGCGACCTTTGCGACAATGCGGGTAACGGTGCCCGCCGCCCGGCGGCGCGCGACACGGCGCGGATTTGGGCGGAGGTACAGAGTGAATCTTAATAAGATTCACTTTTCCGGGAAAATCGCTTGCGTGAATCTTGTTAAGATACCTTTGGCCGCAATACAGCAGAAAGTGAATCATGCTATGATTCACTTTCCTGCGGCGGATTTCCAGTGAATCATGCTATGATTCACTTTGCAGGTCTTGCCCGGCAAAACCCGCCCCTTGTGCATTGGTTAGCAGATAGCGGATGACGTTGATTTTGGGAATCTTGTAGGCGTTGCCCAGTTTGAGGGCTCCGATTTCGCCTTCTCCCAGCAGATCATACGCCGCATGACGGCTGATGCCCAACATAGTTTGCAGTTGCCGAACCGTCACCACATCGGGATAGTCGGCAAACAGCAGGCCATAGCAGGCTTTCAGCTCTTTTTCCGGGATGAGGCGTTTCGCAGACATGCGACCCTCATAGAATGGAAATATACGAATTGGATAATCATAGGCAAATCTCCTTTCTGTAATTTTTTGCAATTTTGCCATTGCCAATTAATTCACTTATGAAGTAATAAAATACACTATACATTGCAAGTAGGCGAAATTCAATGGGCGGAGACAAAAGTTCAGATACTGTTTACAAACTTGGGACAAAACGGTACAATAAGAGAAAAGATGGACAAGAGAGGACATGAGTATGAAAGTCGGACAAAAGATCAGGCTCGTGCGGCGGCACCGGCACCTGACTCAAAGGGAGCTGGGAGACAGATTGGGCCTGGGCGAGGGTGGCGCAAATCGCGTTGCACAGTACGAAATGGGGTATCGCGTGCCCAAAGATGAACTTTTGCGGAAGATTGCGGATGTCCTGGATGTCCCGGTGGAGAATTTCTTCTTGAACGATGATTATATCCCTGATATTTTACGCATTATGTTTTGGTTCGACTGGGAACATCCCAATGTGTTTCGCCTGACAAATACTACTGAAAACACAGAAAGTCAACAATCTGAAAATGATAATATTGATGTAAAACTTAGCGGAAATGCTATTGTTAAGATGGTTCAGCAGGATATCCGGCCCGCTACCGTGCTGTGGTCGGATCAGTATGGCGTTGATGCCTACCTGCGGGAATGGTCCATTCGTAAGCAGGAACTTGCCACTCAGGAAATCACTCAGGAGGAATATTTGGAGTGGCTCCTGCAGTGGCCGGAATCATCAGACCTGGCTGGATTGCGAGAACCCAGACGGCAGTGGAGGAAGAGCGAAAAAGCGGAAGAATAAGAAGGAAAAAGAATAATTGCTCTAAAAGAAAGAGCGGCGAACGCAGGATTTGCGTTCGTCGCTCTTTTTATATGTCTTGGTGGTAGGATTTCGCAACTTGCAGTACAATGCGTTTCTGCTCCGGTGTTAAGGATACCCAGGTATCCAACAATTCCTTCACATCCGGTGTCATCTCAACCATGTCGCTTTCCGCAAAAAATTGGGAAAGTGTGATACCGAATGCCTTGCAAATAGCCTCTAATGTGGGAATCGTGGGCAGCGTGTTGCGTCGGTAAATATTGGAGATAGTGGATTCGTTCAGCCCGGATACCTGCGCAAGACGGTATTCCGACCATCCGCGTTCTTGCAATAGCTTACGAAGTCTTTCCAACACATCCATCCCGGTACCGCCTTTCTTAACAACAGTGTACCTGATTATATGGGTGGAAAATACCTGCAAGTTGTCGGGTAAATACCGTTATGTTAAACTGTATTTACCCGATAGATAGCGGGTAGAAAGGCGGCCAGGACATGAACTACACAGAAAACGAAATGCGGCGCTATAGATGCTGCTTCACAGGGCATCGGCCAGAAAAACTGGGAGTTACAGAAGAGAAGGTAAAGATGTTGCTGTCCTCTGCAGTGGATGATGCTATAGAAGGAGGAATTTCCACGTTTATTACCGGAATGGCACGTGGATTTGATTTATGGGCGGCAGAAATGGTACTGCAGAAAAAGGAAAGATATAAGCAAATACATTTGATTTGTGCGACGCCATTTCCAGGTTTTGAACGGAGCTGGCAAGAAAAGTGGCGCCTGCTATACTCTAAAATTGCGAGAGAAGCCGATCTCCGGGTGGCTATTAGTGACAGGTATTACAGGGGATGCTTTCAGAAACGAAATGAGTGGATGGTACGGCATTCAATGCTCGTGATCGCGGCTTATAATGGCCAGCCAGGGGGAACAAGAAACACCATGGACTTTGCTGAACGATGTGGCGTGGAGGTGAGAAACATTTTGGGGGAAAGCAACGGTTGACAGACGCATATCATATATGATATAATGTTCTTGCTTTCATGAGAAAGGGGGTCTGAAAAATATGGAAGTTGAGTTTTACAGTACACCGGCAGGTGATGAGGTCGTCGGAGAATTTTTATCGTCATTGCCGGACAAGGATTTGGCGAAGGCGCTTCGAGGAATCGAACTACTGAAACAGATGGGATTGGAACTTCGTGAACCAAATGTAAAGCACTTGGAAGGTCCAATCTGGGAACTGCGTATTAAATTCTCTACAAATGCCTATCGTATTCTGTATGTTGTCTGCGATGAAAATACGGTAGTATTGCTTCATGGCTTCATGAAGAAAACCCAAAAAACGCCGCGTACAGAAATTGAAATCGCGAAAAGTAGGTGGGCAGAGTTAGAAAAAAGAAGATCACAAAAGGATAGATGACAGGTTCCAACAAAAACACAGTCTAGAAAATGCTAGTATGACATCATAGTTGCTAATACAGACGACCTAATTGATACTGTTGATAAAACTCATGAAAATGCTGTTGCTGAAAATGCAATAGCATACATAAAACATGAAAATTACTATTGCTACACAAGCGATAGTTTATATAAAAGTACAGATGCATGACTTATATTATCAATAAATGAGTTAGTGCATAATAATGTCTGAGCGATAAAAACAATACTATTGCGAATGACTATGAGGTATATTTAAAATGAATTTCAATGATTACAAGGCCAAAATTTTTTCGGAGCGTCCGGATGTCAAGGAGGAGTATGAGGCTCTTGGCCCTCAGTATGAAATTATCTGCGCTGAAATTAAATGCCGT encodes the following:
- a CDS encoding helix-turn-helix domain-containing protein, which translates into the protein MSAKRLIPEKELKACYGLLFADYPDVVTVRQLQTMLGISRHAAYDLLGEGEIGALKLGNAYKIPKINVIRYLLTNAQGAGFAGQDLQSES
- a CDS encoding helix-turn-helix domain-containing protein, which translates into the protein MKVGQKIRLVRRHRHLTQRELGDRLGLGEGGANRVAQYEMGYRVPKDELLRKIADVLDVPVENFFLNDDYIPDILRIMFWFDWEHPNVFRLTNTTENTESQQSENDNIDVKLSGNAIVKMVQQDIRPATVLWSDQYGVDAYLREWSIRKQELATQEITQEEYLEWLLQWPESSDLAGLREPRRQWRKSEKAEE
- a CDS encoding helix-turn-helix domain-containing protein, whose amino-acid sequence is MDVLERLRKLLQERGWSEYRLAQVSGLNESTISNIYRRNTLPTIPTLEAICKAFGITLSQFFAESDMVEMTPDVKELLDTWVSLTPEQKRIVLQVAKSYHQDI
- a CDS encoding SLOG family protein gives rise to the protein MNYTENEMRRYRCCFTGHRPEKLGVTEEKVKMLLSSAVDDAIEGGISTFITGMARGFDLWAAEMVLQKKERYKQIHLICATPFPGFERSWQEKWRLLYSKIAREADLRVAISDRYYRGCFQKRNEWMVRHSMLVIAAYNGQPGGTRNTMDFAERCGVEVRNILGESNG
- a CDS encoding type II toxin-antitoxin system RelE/ParE family toxin, whose amino-acid sequence is MEVEFYSTPAGDEVVGEFLSSLPDKDLAKALRGIELLKQMGLELREPNVKHLEGPIWELRIKFSTNAYRILYVVCDENTVVLLHGFMKKTQKTPRTEIEIAKSRWAELEKRRSQKDR